From a single Eleginops maclovinus isolate JMC-PN-2008 ecotype Puerto Natales chromosome 18, JC_Emac_rtc_rv5, whole genome shotgun sequence genomic region:
- the fam131ab gene encoding protein FAM131A isoform X2, which produces MLPKSRRALTIQEIAALARSSLHGISQVVKDHVTKPTAMAQGRVAHLIEWKGWCKPIDTPAPETDLNSYSDLTEGEQEARFAAGVAEQFAIAEAKLRAWSSVDGDESNDDSYDEDFLPHNEPSTQSTDLSSYPPYLKDLIHSQLCQHLGLRGPCCEAGGGGGVGGGGGGGGGGGGGGGGGGSGEPSPTVGSPDTLCSSLCSLDDQHPLLRDLGGPRGTYSSAAELAAKILSALQGGEELLLARLQRAGQCGGGGGGGGGRGIRPCGGQDSPCYSMSYSETYLSPGEDDDSPCKDFESTECHVQGNGEEFPPDYVPRRRVSDVASSGVVSLDEEDELEEERPGENQ; this is translated from the exons ATGTTACCCAAATCAAGAAGAGCTCTGACCATTCAAGAGATTGCTGCGTTAGCGCGATCCTCCCTGCATG GTATTTCCCAGGTAGTGAAGGACCATGTGACGAAGCCTACAGCCATGGCTCAGGGCAGAGTGGCCCACCTGATCGAGTGGAAAGGCTGGTGTAAGCCCATAGACACCCCCGCCCCGGAGACCGATTTAAACTCCTACTCGGACCTCACCGAGGGAGAGCAGGAGGCGCGCTTCGCTGCCG gtgtagCCGAGCAGTTTGCCATAGCGGAGGCGAAGCTGAGGGCCTGGTCCTCTGTGGACGGAGACGAGTCCAACGACGACTCGTACGATGAGGACTTCCTGCCTCACAACGAGCCCAGCACACAGagcacag ATCTGTCATCGTATCCGCCCTACTTGAAGGACCTGATCCACAGCCAGCTTTGCCAACACCTGGGCCTGCGGGGGCCCTGCTGCGAGGCCGGAGGAGGCGGGggagttggaggaggaggaggaggaggaggaggaggaggaggaggaggaggcggtggTGGTAGCGGAGAGCCCTCCCCCACCGTGGGCTCCCCGGACACCCTGTGCTCCAGCCTCTGCAGCCTGGATGACCAGCACCCTCTGCTGCGAGACCTGGGCGGCCCCCGGGGGACCTACAGCAGCGCCGCCGAGCTCGCCGCCAAGATCCTGTCGGCGCTGCAGGGGggggaggagctgctgctggcccgCCTCCAGAGGGCGGGGCAgtgcggaggaggaggaggaggaggaggtgggcgGGGCATCAGGCCATGCGGGGGTCAGGACTCTCCGTGCTACTCCATGTCTTACTCCGAGACGTACCTGTCCCCCGGGGAGGACGACGACTCCCCCTGCAAGGACTTCGAGAGCACCGAGTGCCATGTGCAGGGCAACGGGGAGGAGTTCCCCCCCGACTACGTCCCGCGCAGGAGGGTGTCCGACGTGGCGTCCTCCGGGGTGGTGTCTCTGGACGAGGAGGACGagttggaggaggagaggccAGGAGAAAACCAgtga